The Argonema galeatum A003/A1 genomic sequence TGATGCGTCCAAATGGGGATGTGCGCTCCGGTGTCATAGACAGCACATTGCCCACACCGCTAATGCGGCTGCTGAGTTCCTCGCGGGTGAAATTTTTTACCCATTGGGCTTCAGGGGTATTCCCATCGAAGTCTGGAACGCCCCGCAGGTAGGGTAGGTTATCTGACCAGACATTTTCAACGTTTTCGGTGTGTCCGCCAGAGGAGGAGTGGAACGCGGCGAGAATAATTTTGCCGTTGTAGGTCACCACTTGACCGGCTGTAGTATCCACTGCCGAGTACATGGGTGGGGCTTCACTTTCAATGCCTTTATAAACCTGCCATGCGATCGTATCGCCCAAATCGTAAGTGCTGTTGCCCCTAGTTTGACGCTGGTAAAGCGCGTAGGTGCGGGCGGCTACTGCTTGAGCCTTGAGGGCTTCTTGAGGCCAGTTAGCGTATACTTCTCCGCCCAAAACGCTGTAGAGATACTTTTCGAGATCGACGTAGTTGATGGCAGTCAAGCCTTTGTCTGTGAGAACAACTCGCGTGCGTCCTCGATACCAGCGTTCGCCAATCCAAACATAGCCATTATTATCAGGCTCAACCCAAAGCGAGGTTGAACGCCACCGATCTAAAACGACGCCACCGCCATTCGCTTGAGCGTAGAACGCATTCATCGGCGCAATTTCTCCCAGGCGCTTACCGGCAGCATCGCGGACAACTGCTTTGGTGGTACTGCCAACTTTGACCTGACTCACACTTTCTTCAATGGCGACTCGCAATTCCAGCGCCTGTGCAGTAGCACCCAGTAAAATCCAGAACAGCATTGCCAGCCAGAGCTTTGGCCCTTTTTGGGGCATGGACTGGCTTAATTTTGTAGATAAAACGGAGAAGAGGAAACGAGTAGTTACCATCTTGTTCAAAACCTCCTCACACGGCTGATTATTGAGGTTACGAGCATTTTACACGATTGAATTTGGACGAAATTGTTTAAGTTAGGTCGTCAATTCCCACTTAAACTTTTATTGTACGATTCTGGTTATGTTTACCATGTTTGCGGTTTTGCTGCTTTGCCCGGTTTAAACTTTCTATCTAAAGATAGATATAGCTGGCAGCGACCGAACAGTCAAATAGCATATCGCAATTCTGCTCAATGGTAAAGAAAAAGTTTTTGACCAGCTAATATGGCAATAGAGAAGTTCCTAAAATTTGGATAAGGTTGACTAAAAGCCCGTGCAGATTACTTTTTTGGGCACAAGCTCTGGTGTACCAACGCGATCGCGCAATGTTTCTAGCGTTGCCTTGCGCCTGCCTCAGCGGGCTGAATTTTGGCTGTTTGACTGCGGCGAAGGCACTCAGCACCAATTACTGCGAAGTGACCTCAAAATCAGCCAGCTGACTCGCATTTTTATTACTCACCTGCACGGCGATCACATATTTGGCTTGATGGGTCTTTTGGCAACCGCTGGTTTGGCTGGCAATCCCACTAGAATTGATATTTACGGGCCTCCAGGTCTAAATGAATACCTGCGAGCCTGCGAACGTTATTCTTATACTCATCTTTCCTATCCGCTCAAGGTGCATACCGTTCAGCCTGGATTAATCTACGAGGATGAGGAATTCACCGTCAGTTGCGGGCCTCTAAAGCATCGCGTCACCGCTTTCGGCTATCGGGTGGTGGAAAAAGACCGGCCTGGGCGTTTTAATGTAGAAAAAGCAGCCCAGTTGGGCATTCCCTCTGGCCCTATCTACGGCAAACTCAAACGCGGCGACCAAGTTACGCTTCCAGATGGGCGTCAAATTAATGGGGCTGATTTATGCGAACCAACGGAAATAGGGCGGAAAATTGCTTATTGTACTGACACGGTTTATTGCGATGGCGCTGTGGAATTAGCACAAGATGCGGATGTGTTAATTCACGAAGCTACTTTTGCTCACCAAGATGCACAGCTTGCTTTCGATCGCTTGCACTCAACCTCGACTATGGCGGCGCAGACGGCTTTGGGAGCGGGTGCAAGGCATCTCATTATGACTCATTTCAGCCCCCGCTACGCCCCTGGAAATGACATTCAGTTAAACGACCTGCTTGCGGAAGCGCGATCGATTTTCCCAAGTACGGAAATGGCTTATGACTTCTTGACTTATGAAGTAGCCCGAAGAAGGGACTAGGGGCAGAGGGGCAGAGGAGCAGAGGGGCAGAGGAGCAGAGGAGCAGAGGGGCAGGGGGGCAGGGGGGCAGAGGAGCAGAGGAGCAGAGGGAGAAATAAAAATGTTCTCAAATGAACGAAAGTATAACAACTCCGAAACAGTCAGTTCCTTTTACTTGTTTTTCAAGAGCCGATCGCGAATTTGAGTGAGATGAGCCTGGGTGTCAATAGGCGATCGCGGTGAGGGGGCCTCGGTGTTAGGCCAACCGGACAAATCAAAACAAGGACAAACCTCCGGAGGCAGCCCCACTTTACGCAGGGGTATTGGCATCGAACAACGAGCGCAGTCAATCATGT encodes the following:
- a CDS encoding SpoIID/LytB domain-containing protein — protein: MPQKGPKLWLAMLFWILLGATAQALELRVAIEESVSQVKVGSTTKAVVRDAAGKRLGEIAPMNAFYAQANGGGVVLDRWRSTSLWVEPDNNGYVWIGERWYRGRTRVVLTDKGLTAINYVDLEKYLYSVLGGEVYANWPQEALKAQAVAARTYALYQRQTRGNSTYDLGDTIAWQVYKGIESEAPPMYSAVDTTAGQVVTYNGKIILAAFHSSSGGHTENVENVWSDNLPYLRGVPDFDGNTPEAQWVKNFTREELSSRISGVGNVLSMTPERTSPFGRIITMKVIGDRSSRVISGPALRLALGLRSTWFTVTADTAGKSVPSTFRIEGRGYGHGLGLSQWGAYSMARQGANYQQIVRHYYQNTTLAKIKVVNESR
- a CDS encoding ribonuclease Z — protein: MQITFLGTSSGVPTRSRNVSSVALRLPQRAEFWLFDCGEGTQHQLLRSDLKISQLTRIFITHLHGDHIFGLMGLLATAGLAGNPTRIDIYGPPGLNEYLRACERYSYTHLSYPLKVHTVQPGLIYEDEEFTVSCGPLKHRVTAFGYRVVEKDRPGRFNVEKAAQLGIPSGPIYGKLKRGDQVTLPDGRQINGADLCEPTEIGRKIAYCTDTVYCDGAVELAQDADVLIHEATFAHQDAQLAFDRLHSTSTMAAQTALGAGARHLIMTHFSPRYAPGNDIQLNDLLAEARSIFPSTEMAYDFLTYEVARRRD